The following coding sequences are from one Lolium rigidum isolate FL_2022 chromosome 6, APGP_CSIRO_Lrig_0.1, whole genome shotgun sequence window:
- the LOC124666592 gene encoding protein PLASTID MOVEMENT IMPAIRED 2-like, with product MEAAMDSGSVRATMSIFGESISGRKAEKNRGHALAQENLSSEMKQIAKSSMDKLNERKSSVDNERAGAESELSRARAMAKELERQIDQTKAKVTSQRSELQAVRATRTRKNEAEEAPDAHDGEVAEELDSVKRELRKLRLEVKSAAEAKAKAESDVVTTVCKIQSSLQATDEMKRRVDEANEEHVLVELARIEAERERREIEAQRVAEAERYAKEIEATRAKVKAARREVSRVRELEAKLEATKADVEVLQGEMQLVRAMEKNHVTDVDDGAAEATARQKKEEAQDRAVLQATEAELGAAKEELESIKAGGFQFMTSMDRTRTELMRVVEEIDRLKAQEKNADAQVQQLNSKLLKARAQLEAVTAADERSKAIVSNLTAAMQQLHAETEAASKEEELTMLEKRCVVAEAENVTREMATAEERIRQAVKELEAAKASEASAMKKLKAAAESTMQARTSRRQGTVTVSRFEYEYLSGRAALVRVVADKKVAAAQAWVQALKAGEKEAAMRAEAVERELKEMGPREAQAASEAEKTTGEQKALEQELYDLNATAESVGLQCAYPRRRSSRVSMTSRRSKARRSSVSAANWNPKSPSFTIKRKKKMMPSLLKLIKEKRGGSDKSPN from the exons ATGGAGGCTGCCATGGACAGTGGATCTGTGAGAGCTACAATGAGCATCTTTGGCGAGAGCATCAGTGGGAGAAAGGCAGAGAAGAACAGAGGGCATGCTCTAGCTCAAGAG AACCTGTCTTCTGAAATGAAACAGATAGCGAAATCCAGCATGGACAAGCTGAATGAACGCAAGTCATCTGTGGATAACGAGCGAGCCGGCGCGGAGTCGGAGCTATCGAGAGCACGGGCAATGGCCAAGGAGCTGGAGCGCCAAATCGACCAGACCAAGGCGAAAGTGACGTCCCAGAGGTCGGAGCTGCAAGCAGTGCGGGCGACCAGGACACGGAAGAATGAGGCCGAGGAAGCGCCGGACGCACACGACGGGGAGGTGGCGGAAGAGCTGGACAGCGTCAAGAGGGAGCTCCGCAAGCTGAGGCTGGAGGTGAAGTCGGCGGcagaggccaaggccaaggccgagagCGACGTCGTGACGACGGTGTGCAAGATCCAGTCCAGCCTGCAGGCCACCGACGAGATGAAGAGGCGCGTGGACGAGGCGAACGAGGAGCACGTACTTGTCGAGCTCGCGCGCATCGAGGCCGAGCGGGAGCGCCGCGAGATCGAAGCCCAGCGCGTCGCGGAGGCCGAGCGGTACGCCAAGGAGATCGAGGCCACGAGAGCCAAGGTGAAGGCGGCGCGCAGGGAGGTGAGCCGCGTGAGAGAGCTGGAGGCGAAGCTGGAAGCGACCAAGGCCGACGTGGAGGTCCTGCAGGGCGAGATGCAGCTGGTGCGCGCCATGGAGAAGAATCACGTCACAGACGTCGACGATGGGGCGGCGGAGGCTACCGCGAGACAGAAGAAAGAAGAGGCGCAGGACAGGGCGGTGCTGCAGGCCACGGAAGCGGAGCTAGGCGCGGCCAAGGAAGAGCTGGAGAGCATCAAGGCGGGAGGATTCCAGTTCATGACCTCCATGGACCGTACCCGCACCGAGCTCATGCGCGTCGTTGAGGAGATCGACCGGCTCAAGGCGCAGGAGAAGAACGCGGACGCGCAGGTGCAGCAGCTCAACTCGAAGCTCCTCAAGGCGAGGGCCCAGCTGGAGGCTGTCACGGCCGCCGACGAGAGGTCCAAGGCGATCGTGTCGAACCTCACGGCCGCGATGCAGCAGCTGCATGCCGAGACCGAAGCGGCGAGCAAGGAGGAGGAGCTGACCATGCTGGAGAAGCGGTGCGTGGTAGCAGAGGCCGAGAACGTCACCAGGGAGATGGCCACGGCCGAGGAGCGGATCAGGCAGGCGGTGAAGGAGCTGGAGGCGGCGAAGGCGTCCGAGGCGTCAGCGATGAAGAAGCTCAAGGCCGCCGCGGAGAGCACGATGCAGGCAAGAACATCGCGGCGGCAGGGGACGGTGACCGTGTCCCGGTTCGAGTACGAGTACCTGAGCGGGCGCGCGGCGCTGGTCCGGGTGGTGGCCGACAAGAAGGTGGCCGCAGCGCAGGCGTGGGTGCAGGCGCTGAAGGCCGGCGAGAAGGAGGCCGCGATGCGCGCCGAGGCGGTCGAGAGGGAATTAAAGGAGATGGGCCCCAGGGAGGCGCAGGCGGCGTCGGAGGCGGAGAAGACGACGGGCGAGcagaaggcgctggagcaggaGCTGTACGACCTGAACGCGACAGCGGAGAGCGTCGGTCTGCAGTGCGCGTACCCGCGGCGGAGGTCGAGCAGGGTATCGATGACGTCGAGGAGATCCAAGGCGCGGCGTTCGTCAGTGTCAGCGGCGAACTGGAACCCGAAGTCACCGTCGTTCACcatcaagaggaagaagaagatgatgcccagcctcctgaagctcatcaaggaGAAGAGAGGCGGTAGCGACAAGAGCCCCAACTGA
- the LOC124663326 gene encoding probable lipid phosphate phosphatase 4 gives MPSPSAPIRVGVPPPYVTSHGARVARLHMYDWIVLVLLAVVDGVLNKIEPFHRFVGSDMMTDLRYPMKDNTVPFWAVPIYGIIGPMLIMTVIYFWRRNVYDLHHSILGLLFSMAITAVLTDAIKDGVGRPRPDFFWRCFPDGVPAYDNFTTGVLCHGKASDMKEGHKSFPSGHTSLSFAGLGFLSWYLAGKIKVFDRRGHVAKLCIPLLPLLSAALVAVSRVDDYRHHWQDVCTGGILGLWPHAYIRHVHNLEGGHTSVTHSDGSPKLGAERSSSCVFFVRKVAGAASSRAAAMVLVDFAATTAICSAFDTSVAVARSSAGTSATATASAGTEVAAMALVVVAEQGIHVEEEAEPEVPEASSRAASPDLLSPTPAHELATAEPAQSRLDPPLHAPAAARDAVLDNDAGGSAAAAPSPPRRLRFIVPRAVLQASRASRRSGELSPVRLGLSNGHSNGVAPGTHLPGGSSSEEEDGAPPAATARR, from the exons ATGCCATCTCCTTCAGCACCTATTCGTGTTGGTGTTCCGCCACCCTATGTAACATCTCACGGAGCTAGAGTTGCAAGGCTACATATGTATGACTGGATTGTACTGGTTCTTCTAGCTGTGGTGGACGGAGTACTAAATAAGATAGAACCATTCCATCGATTTGTTGGGTCAGACATGATGACAGATCTCAGATATCCCATGAAAGACAACACAGTGCCATTTTGGGCGGTGCCG ATATACGGTATCATTGGACCTATGCTTATCATGACCGTAATATACTTCTGGAGGAGGAATGTGTATGATCTGCATCATTCTATACTAG GTCTTCTATTTTCAATGGCTATAACTGCGGTTTTAACTGATGCAATTAAGGATGGTGTTGGTCGACCACGTCCAGATTTCTTTTGGCGCTGTTTTCCTGATGGAGTACCT GCCTATGACAACTTCACTACGGGCGTCCTATGCCATGGTAAAGCCAGTGATATGAAAGAAGGTCACAAGAGTTTTCCAAGTGGTCATACTTCTT TGTCTTTTGCTGGCCTGGGGTTCTTGTCATGGTACCTGGCTGGTAAAATCAAAGTTTTTGATCGAAGAGGCCATGTTGCAAAGCTCTGCATTCCTCTACTCCCTCTGCTTTCTGCAGCCTTAGTGGCTGTTTCTCGAGTAGACGACTATCGGCATCATTGGCAAGATGTTTGTACTGGTGGAATTTTAG GCCTATGGCCTCATGCATACATCCGGCATGTTCATAACCTGGAAGGTGGACACACAAGTGTAACCCACAGCGATGGATCACCAAAACTCGGCGCTGAACG GAGTTCCTCCTGCGTCTTCTTCGTCAGGAAAGTCGCCGGAGCCGCCtcgtcgcgcgccgccgccatggtgcTGGTGGACTTCGCCGCCACAACCGCCATATGCAGCGCCTTCGACACCTCGGTGGCCGTCGCCAGGTCTTCCGCCGGAACGAGCGCCACCGCTACGGCTTCCGCTGGTACGGAggtcgccgccatggccctcgTCGTGGTCGCAGAG CAGGGGATCCACGTTGAGGAGGAGGCCGAACCTGAGGTGCCCGAGGCGTCGTCGCGTGCTGCGTCGCCGGACCTGCTGTCTCCAACTCCGGCGCACGAACTCGCGACCGCCGAGCCCGCCCAGTCGAGGCTCGATCCGCCTCTCCACGCGCCGGCAGCCGCGCGGGacgccgtcctcgacaacgacgcggGAGGCTCCGCCGCTGCTGCACCGTCTCCGCCACGCCGTCTCCGCTTCATCGTGCCTCGCGCCGTGCTCCAGGCGAGCCGCGCCAGCCGACGGTCGGGGGAGTTGAGCCCGGTGAGGCTCGGCCTCTCCAACGGCCACTCCAATGGCGTGGCACCCGGGACGCACCTCCCAGGAGGGTCCTCgtccgaggaggaggacggcgcacCACCGGCTGCGACCGCTCGCCGTTGA